In a genomic window of uncultured Methanobrevibacter sp.:
- the pcn gene encoding proliferating cell nuclear antigen (pcna), producing the protein MFKAELSDSSILKTSFDAISSIVDEVQIQTDSEGMRLDALDRSHITFVHLELKASLFDEFICDVPEKINIDTDEFMRVLKRAKSQDRVLMSVDEGNFIITFEGDATRTFKIRLIDMEYDNPVPPQIEHPTSFKVRFSILKDSINDIDIFSDKVAFQVDEDYFIASADGEFGDASIKYLHGENIQEHAKSLFSLDKIREMLKADKFSEEAEIGLGTDMPLSLTLNMVTGDGKLSFLLAPRLETDE; encoded by the coding sequence ATGTTTAAAGCAGAATTAAGTGATTCTAGTATATTAAAAACAAGTTTTGATGCTATTTCATCAATTGTTGATGAAGTACAGATTCAAACTGATAGTGAGGGCATGAGATTAGATGCCCTAGACCGTAGTCACATAACTTTCGTTCATTTAGAACTTAAAGCAAGTTTATTCGATGAATTTATTTGTGATGTTCCTGAAAAAATCAATATTGATACAGATGAATTTATGAGAGTTTTAAAACGTGCAAAATCTCAAGACAGAGTTTTAATGTCTGTAGATGAAGGTAATTTCATTATTACTTTCGAAGGAGATGCAACAAGAACTTTCAAAATAAGATTAATTGATATGGAATATGATAACCCTGTTCCACCTCAAATTGAGCATCCAACTTCATTTAAAGTTCGTTTCTCTATCTTAAAAGATTCTATCAACGATATTGACATCTTTTCAGACAAAGTTGCTTTCCAGGTTGATGAAGATTATTTCATTGCATCTGCTGACGGTGAATTTGGTGATGCAAGCATCAAATATCTCCACGGTGAAAACATCCAAGAACATGCAAAATCTTTATTTTCATTGGATAAAATCAGAGAAATGCTTAAAGCAGATAAATTTTCAGAGGAAGCTGAAATCGGCTTAGGTACCGACATGCCGTTAAGTTTAACTCTTAACATGGTCACCGGTGACGGTAAACTAAGTTTCTTGCTTGCTCCTAGATTAGAAACAGATGAATAA